One window from the genome of Sphaerotilus microaerophilus encodes:
- a CDS encoding nitrate reductase subunit alpha, with the protein MSHFLDRLNHFALPKESFSNGHGVATGEDRTWEDAYRNRWAHDKIVRSTHGANCTGSCSWKIYVKGGIVTWETQQTDYPRTRWDLPNHEPRGCQRGASYSWYLYSANRVKHPMVRGRLLKHWREARLKHAPVDAWAALMADSAKRRDYQKVRGLGGFVRSSWDEVNELIAAANVYTAKQHGPDRIVGFSPIPAMSMVSYAAGSRYLSLIGGVPLSFYDWYCDLPPSSPQIWGEQTDVPESADWYNSSFIIAWGSNVPQTRTPDAHFFTEVRYKGTKTVAVTPDYSEVAKLADLWMHPKQGTDAALAMAMGHVILKEFYFDRRAPYFDDYARRYTDLPLLVQLEQQTLEDGSTALVPGRFVRATDFADSLGQTNNPDWKTVALDASGQVVVPNGSIGFRWGPDGRADQGKWNLEAKEGGADAEVSLKLSLMEANADGSNAAHQVAEIAFPYFGGVVNPHFKSNKQGGAIRRVKVPVTRLGPDGPWVATVFDLQVGQYGVERGLGDGAKSFDDNAAYTPAWQESITGVPRQQVITVARQFAETAEKTHGKAMVIIGAAMNHWYHADMNYRGVINMLMMCGCIGQSGGGWAHYVGQEKLRPQTGWTALAFALDWLRPPRQQNGTSFFYAHTDQWRYEKLGMDEILSPLADKQAYKGSAIDFNVRAERMGWLPSTPQLNVNPLTLAREAKAAGVDAKDYTVAAIKAGKIDFACHDPDAPQNWPRNMFVWRSNILGSSGKGHEYFLKHLLGTSNGVQGKDLGPQDAKPTEVKWHAQAPEGKLDLLVTLDFRMSTTCLYSDIVLPAATWYEKNDLNTSDMHPFIHPLSAAVDPAWQSRSDWEIYKGFARKFSELCVGHLGVEQEVVLTPLLHDTPGELGQPLGVADWKRGECELIPGKTAPSISIVERDYPNVYKRFTALGPLMNKLGNGGKGIGWNTQVEVKQLGELNGVVRDEGVTKGMPKIETDIDATEVILQLAPETNGHVAVKAWEALGKATGRDHTHLALYREDEKIRYRDVQAQPRKIISSPTWSGIESETVSYNAGYTNVHELIPWRTLTGRQQFYQDHAWMIAFGEGFSSYRPPVDVKATAELHNQRGNGNPEILLNFITPHQKWGIHSTYTDNLMMLTLSRGGPIIWLSEVDAKKIGVEDNDWVELFNVNGAIAARAVVSQRVNEGMTLMYHAQEKIVNTPGSEITNVRGGIHNSVTRIVVKPTHMVGGYAQLSYGFNYYGTIGTNRDEFVIVRKMKKVDWLDTPVGAERITTVQAQGENA; encoded by the coding sequence ATGAGTCACTTTCTAGACCGCCTCAATCACTTCGCGTTGCCCAAGGAAAGCTTCTCCAACGGTCACGGCGTCGCCACCGGCGAAGACCGGACCTGGGAGGACGCCTATCGCAACCGCTGGGCGCACGACAAGATCGTGCGCTCCACCCACGGCGCCAACTGCACCGGCTCCTGCTCCTGGAAGATCTACGTCAAGGGCGGCATCGTCACCTGGGAAACCCAGCAGACCGACTACCCGCGCACCCGCTGGGACCTGCCCAACCATGAGCCGCGCGGCTGCCAGCGCGGCGCCAGCTACAGCTGGTACCTGTACAGCGCCAACCGCGTCAAGCACCCGATGGTGCGCGGTCGCCTGCTCAAGCACTGGCGCGAGGCCCGCCTGAAGCATGCCCCGGTGGACGCCTGGGCCGCCCTGATGGCCGACTCCGCCAAGCGCCGCGACTACCAGAAGGTGCGGGGCCTGGGCGGCTTCGTGCGCTCGAGCTGGGACGAGGTCAACGAGCTCATCGCCGCGGCCAACGTCTACACCGCCAAGCAGCATGGGCCGGACCGCATCGTCGGCTTCTCGCCGATCCCGGCCATGTCGATGGTCAGCTACGCCGCCGGCAGCCGCTACCTCAGCCTGATCGGCGGCGTGCCGCTGAGCTTCTACGACTGGTATTGCGACCTGCCTCCCTCCTCGCCGCAGATCTGGGGCGAGCAGACCGACGTGCCGGAATCGGCCGACTGGTACAACTCCAGCTTCATCATTGCCTGGGGCTCCAACGTCCCGCAGACCCGCACGCCAGACGCCCACTTCTTCACCGAGGTGCGCTACAAGGGCACCAAGACGGTGGCGGTGACGCCCGACTATTCCGAGGTCGCCAAGCTGGCCGACCTGTGGATGCACCCCAAGCAGGGCACCGATGCGGCGCTGGCGATGGCCATGGGCCACGTCATCCTCAAGGAGTTCTACTTCGACCGCCGCGCGCCGTACTTCGACGACTACGCGCGCCGCTACACCGACCTGCCGCTGCTCGTGCAGCTCGAGCAACAGACACTGGAGGACGGCAGCACCGCCCTGGTGCCGGGGCGCTTCGTGCGCGCCACCGACTTCGCCGACTCGCTCGGCCAGACCAACAACCCGGACTGGAAGACGGTGGCCCTCGACGCCAGCGGTCAGGTCGTCGTGCCCAACGGCTCGATCGGCTTCCGCTGGGGCCCGGACGGCCGGGCCGACCAGGGCAAGTGGAACCTGGAAGCCAAGGAAGGCGGCGCGGACGCGGAGGTGTCGCTCAAGCTGTCGTTGATGGAGGCCAACGCCGACGGCAGCAACGCGGCGCACCAGGTGGCCGAGATCGCCTTCCCGTATTTCGGCGGCGTGGTCAACCCGCACTTCAAGTCCAACAAGCAGGGCGGCGCGATCCGCCGCGTCAAGGTACCGGTCACCCGCCTGGGGCCGGATGGCCCGTGGGTGGCCACCGTGTTCGATCTGCAGGTGGGGCAATACGGCGTCGAGCGCGGCCTGGGCGACGGTGCCAAGAGCTTCGACGACAACGCCGCCTACACCCCGGCCTGGCAGGAGAGCATCACCGGGGTGCCGCGCCAGCAGGTCATCACGGTGGCGCGCCAGTTCGCCGAGACGGCCGAGAAGACCCACGGCAAGGCCATGGTGATCATCGGCGCGGCGATGAACCACTGGTACCACGCCGACATGAACTACCGCGGCGTCATCAACATGCTGATGATGTGCGGCTGCATCGGCCAGAGCGGCGGCGGCTGGGCCCACTACGTGGGTCAGGAGAAGCTGCGCCCGCAGACCGGCTGGACCGCGCTGGCCTTCGCGCTGGACTGGCTGCGCCCGCCGCGCCAGCAGAACGGCACCAGCTTCTTCTACGCCCACACCGACCAGTGGCGCTACGAGAAGCTGGGCATGGACGAGATCCTCTCCCCACTGGCCGACAAGCAGGCCTACAAGGGCAGCGCGATCGACTTCAACGTGCGCGCCGAACGCATGGGCTGGCTGCCCTCGACGCCGCAGCTCAACGTCAACCCGCTGACGCTGGCGCGTGAAGCCAAGGCCGCCGGCGTCGATGCGAAGGACTACACCGTTGCCGCGATCAAGGCCGGCAAGATCGACTTCGCCTGCCACGACCCGGATGCGCCGCAGAACTGGCCGCGCAACATGTTCGTCTGGCGCAGCAACATCCTGGGCTCCAGCGGCAAGGGCCACGAGTACTTCCTCAAGCACCTGCTGGGCACCAGCAACGGTGTGCAGGGCAAGGACCTGGGTCCGCAAGACGCCAAGCCCACCGAGGTGAAGTGGCACGCGCAGGCACCGGAAGGCAAGCTCGACCTGCTGGTCACGCTGGACTTCCGCATGAGCACGACCTGCCTGTACTCGGACATCGTGCTGCCCGCGGCGACCTGGTACGAGAAGAACGACCTCAACACCAGCGACATGCACCCCTTCATCCACCCGCTGTCCGCGGCGGTGGACCCGGCCTGGCAGAGCCGCAGCGACTGGGAGATCTACAAGGGCTTCGCCAGGAAGTTCAGCGAGCTCTGCGTCGGCCACCTCGGCGTCGAGCAGGAGGTGGTGCTCACGCCGCTGCTGCACGACACCCCGGGAGAGCTGGGCCAGCCGCTGGGCGTGGCCGACTGGAAGCGCGGCGAGTGCGAACTGATCCCGGGCAAGACCGCGCCCTCGATCTCGATCGTCGAGCGAGACTACCCGAACGTCTACAAGCGTTTCACCGCGCTGGGCCCCTTGATGAACAAGCTGGGCAACGGCGGCAAGGGCATCGGCTGGAACACCCAGGTCGAGGTCAAGCAGCTCGGCGAGCTCAACGGTGTGGTGCGCGACGAGGGCGTGACCAAGGGCATGCCGAAGATCGAGACCGACATCGACGCCACCGAGGTGATCCTGCAGCTCGCCCCCGAGACCAACGGGCACGTGGCGGTGAAGGCCTGGGAGGCGCTGGGCAAGGCCACCGGCCGCGACCACACCCACCTGGCGCTGTACCGCGAGGACGAGAAGATCCGCTACCGCGATGTGCAGGCGCAGCCGCGCAAGATCATCAGCTCGCCCACCTGGAGCGGCATCGAAAGCGAGACCGTTTCCTACAACGCCGGCTACACCAACGTGCACGAGCTGATCCCCTGGCGCACGCTGACCGGGCGCCAGCAGTTCTACCAGGACCACGCCTGGATGATCGCCTTCGGCGAGGGCTTCTCCAGCTACCGCCCGCCGGTGGACGTGAAGGCCACCGCCGAACTGCACAACCAGCGCGGCAACGGCAACCCGGAAATCCTGCTGAACTTCATCACACCGCACCAGAAGTGGGGCATCCACTCCACCTACACCGACAACCTGATGATGCTGACCCTCTCGCGGGGCGGCCCGATCATCTGGCTCAGCGAGGTGGATGCCAAGAAGATCGGCGTGGAGGACAACGACTGGGTCGAGCTCTTCAACGTCAACGGGGCGATCGCTGCGCGTGCGGTGGTCAGTCAGCGCGTCAATGAAGGCATGACGCTGATGTACCACGCGCAGGAAAAGATCGTGAACACGCCCGGCAGCGAGATCACGAACGTGCGCGGTGGCATCCACAACTCGGTCACCCGCATCGTCGTCAAGCCCACCCACATGGTCGGCGGCTACGCGCAGCTCAGCTACGGGTTCAACTACTACGGAACCATCGGTACCAACCGCGACGAGTTCGTGATCGTGCGCAAGATGAAGAAGGTCGACTGGCTGGACACGCCGGTCGGTGCCGAGCGCATCACGACCGTCCAGGCCCAAGGAGAAAACGCATGA
- a CDS encoding response regulator, whose protein sequence is MSPPPTIRLLVVDDHTLFRRALTALLGSEPGLEVVGDAADAGEAQRKAERLQPDVILLDNHLPGVAGVQAIPALLEACPHARVIMLTVSEDEQDLAAALRAGAAGYLLKTIEGDALAQAIVRAMRGDSVVAPEMTGKLVAVFRQSAAAPEGVSSLLPIGPLDGLSPREREILGAIGRGATNKEIAREFGIAESTVKIHVQHLLRKLDVASRVQLAVIASSQGLG, encoded by the coding sequence ATGAGCCCGCCACCCACGATCCGCTTGCTTGTGGTCGATGACCACACGTTGTTCCGCCGTGCCCTGACGGCGCTGCTCGGCAGCGAGCCAGGGCTGGAGGTGGTGGGCGACGCGGCCGATGCCGGCGAGGCACAGCGCAAGGCCGAGCGCCTGCAACCGGATGTGATCCTGCTGGACAACCACCTCCCCGGCGTGGCGGGTGTCCAGGCGATTCCCGCGCTGCTGGAAGCCTGCCCGCATGCCCGCGTGATCATGCTCACCGTGAGCGAAGACGAGCAGGACCTGGCCGCCGCACTGCGTGCCGGGGCGGCGGGCTACCTGCTCAAGACCATCGAGGGCGATGCACTCGCCCAGGCCATCGTGCGGGCCATGCGGGGTGACTCCGTGGTGGCGCCGGAGATGACCGGCAAGCTGGTGGCCGTCTTCCGTCAATCGGCTGCGGCGCCCGAGGGCGTGTCGAGCCTGCTGCCCATCGGGCCACTGGACGGGTTGTCGCCGCGCGAGCGCGAGATCCTGGGGGCGATCGGCCGGGGCGCCACCAACAAGGAGATCGCGCGGGAGTTCGGCATCGCCGAGTCGACCGTCAAGATCCATGTGCAGCACCTGCTGCGCAAGCTCGACGTCGCTTCACGCGTGCAGTTGGCGGTGATCGCGTCCAGCCAGGGGCTGGGCTGA
- a CDS encoding antiporter, with protein sequence MSTRTSTLPAGSGHRSAADIEDWRPEDDTFWNRTGKAIAYRNLWLSVPALLCGFAVWGMWGIISVQMLNLGFPFTQAELFTLTAIAGISGATMRIPASFLVRLAGGRNTVFLTTAMLLSPAIGTGIALQHPEWPLWVFQLMALWSGVGGGNFASSMSNISTFFPKRLQGTALGLNGGLGNFGVTTMQIVIPLVMTVGLFGALGGDPTVLKKDSGWILGKIVAGTPTWIQNAGFAWVISLLPLSIACWWGMNNLKTVSPSTGNPFTAFAKIIYLYSLAFVPSIAILYIYLPKPTGLGLINMWVAVPLDIVCALMVMKLAAFGPMKENIAKQFEIFKNKHTWSMTALYIVTFGSFIGFSMALPLAITVIFGISHVPDANGVMQHTLKNPNAPSAFTYAWLGPFIGAAVRPVGGWIADKWGGSLVTQIISAILVGGSVATGMVMTQAYASATPEQYFPTFLGLILLLFFASGIGNGSTFRTIGVVFDRQQAGPALGWTSAVAAYGAFIAPVVIGDQIKRGTPQLAFYGFAVFYALCLVLNWWFYLRSNAYVKNP encoded by the coding sequence ATGAGCACACGCACGAGCACGCTGCCGGCCGGCAGCGGCCATCGCAGCGCCGCCGACATCGAGGACTGGCGCCCCGAGGACGACACCTTCTGGAACCGCACCGGCAAGGCGATTGCCTACCGCAACCTCTGGCTGTCGGTGCCGGCGCTGCTGTGCGGCTTCGCCGTCTGGGGCATGTGGGGCATCATCAGCGTGCAGATGCTCAACCTGGGGTTCCCCTTCACCCAGGCCGAGCTGTTCACGCTCACGGCCATCGCCGGCATCTCCGGCGCGACGATGCGCATCCCGGCGTCCTTCCTGGTGCGCCTGGCGGGTGGGCGCAACACCGTCTTCCTGACCACCGCGATGCTGCTGTCGCCGGCCATCGGCACGGGCATCGCGCTGCAGCACCCGGAGTGGCCACTGTGGGTGTTCCAGCTGATGGCGCTGTGGTCGGGCGTGGGCGGCGGCAATTTCGCCAGCTCGATGTCCAACATCAGCACCTTCTTTCCCAAGCGGCTGCAGGGCACCGCCCTGGGCCTGAACGGCGGGCTGGGCAACTTCGGCGTCACCACGATGCAGATCGTCATCCCGCTGGTGATGACCGTCGGGCTGTTCGGCGCGCTGGGTGGCGACCCGACGGTGCTGAAGAAGGACAGCGGCTGGATCCTCGGCAAGATCGTGGCCGGTACGCCGACCTGGATCCAGAACGCTGGTTTCGCCTGGGTGATCTCGCTGCTGCCGCTGTCGATCGCCTGCTGGTGGGGCATGAACAACCTGAAGACGGTGTCGCCCTCGACCGGCAACCCGTTCACGGCGTTCGCCAAGATCATCTACCTGTACTCGCTGGCGTTCGTGCCCTCGATCGCCATCTTGTACATCTACCTGCCCAAGCCCACCGGCCTCGGGCTGATCAACATGTGGGTGGCGGTGCCGCTGGACATCGTCTGCGCCCTGATGGTGATGAAGCTGGCGGCCTTCGGCCCGATGAAGGAGAACATCGCCAAGCAGTTCGAGATCTTCAAGAACAAGCACACCTGGTCGATGACGGCGCTGTACATCGTCACCTTCGGCTCCTTCATCGGCTTCTCGATGGCGCTGCCCCTGGCGATCACGGTGATCTTCGGCATCAGCCACGTGCCCGATGCCAACGGCGTGATGCAGCACACGCTGAAGAACCCGAACGCGCCCTCGGCCTTCACCTACGCCTGGCTCGGCCCCTTCATCGGCGCCGCGGTGCGGCCCGTGGGTGGCTGGATCGCCGACAAGTGGGGCGGCTCGCTGGTCACACAGATCATCTCGGCCATCCTGGTGGGCGGCTCGGTGGCCACCGGCATGGTGATGACGCAGGCCTATGCCTCGGCCACGCCGGAGCAGTACTTCCCGACCTTCCTGGGCCTGATCCTGCTGCTGTTCTTCGCCAGCGGCATCGGCAACGGCAGCACCTTCCGCACCATCGGTGTGGTGTTCGACCGCCAGCAGGCCGGCCCCGCGCTGGGCTGGACCTCCGCGGTGGCCGCCTATGGCGCCTTCATCGCCCCGGTGGTGATCGGTGACCAGATCAAGCGCGGCACGCCGCAGCTGGCCTTCTACGGATTCGCGGTCTTCTACGCGCTGTGCCTGGTCCTGAACTGGTGGTTCTACCTGCGCAGCAACGCCTACGTGAAGAACCCCTGA
- the narI gene encoding respiratory nitrate reductase subunit gamma, whose amino-acid sequence MSTAYNFLFVVYPYICLAVFFMGSLARFDRDQYTWKSDSSQLLRTGQLRWGSNLFHGGILFLFFGHLLGQLTPHAVYGLLLTSSQKQLVAVVAGGVAGTACFIGLTLLLHRRLSDPRIRLTSHRTDIAILVILWVQLALGLSTLPSSLHHVAEPVTMLRLATYLQGIATLNPDAALVAGVEWHFQVHMVLGMTIFLLFPFSRLVHVWSGFASLGYVLRPYQLVRARRLNLPAGHNTPRRVI is encoded by the coding sequence ATGAGCACCGCATACAACTTTCTCTTTGTTGTCTATCCCTACATCTGCCTGGCAGTGTTCTTCATGGGCAGCCTGGCGCGCTTCGACCGCGACCAGTACACCTGGAAGAGTGACAGCTCGCAGCTGCTGCGCACCGGTCAGCTGCGCTGGGGCAGCAACCTGTTCCACGGCGGGATCCTGTTCCTGTTCTTCGGCCACCTGTTGGGCCAGCTGACGCCACATGCGGTGTATGGGCTGCTGCTGACGTCGTCGCAGAAGCAGTTGGTGGCCGTCGTCGCCGGCGGCGTGGCGGGCACCGCCTGCTTCATCGGCCTGACGTTGCTGCTGCACCGCCGGCTGAGCGACCCGCGCATCCGGCTGACCAGCCACCGCACCGACATCGCCATCCTGGTGATCCTGTGGGTGCAGCTGGCGCTGGGCCTGTCCACGCTGCCGTCGTCGCTGCACCACGTGGCCGAGCCCGTCACCATGCTGAGACTGGCCACCTACCTGCAAGGCATTGCCACGCTGAACCCCGATGCGGCCCTGGTCGCCGGCGTGGAGTGGCACTTCCAGGTCCACATGGTGCTTGGCATGACGATCTTCCTGCTCTTCCCCTTCAGCCGCCTGGTGCACGTGTGGAGCGGCTTTGCTTCGCTGGGCTATGTGCTGCGGCCCTACCAGCTGGTGCGGGCTCGTCGCCTGAACCTGCCGGCAGGCCACAACACCCCGCGCCGGGTGATCTGA
- the narJ gene encoding nitrate reductase molybdenum cofactor assembly chaperone, whose protein sequence is MGNLFKASPPPASRTLRVLARLLGYPDAELRANLSAMSQALHDEAALSKQRLAELDALLAQLGRLDALDVEADYVQLFDSGRRTSLHLFEHVHGDSRERGPAMIDLAQTYEKGDLYLAEGEMPDHLPVVLEFASTQPPREATGFLGEIAHLINVIFNALEKRESRYASVMGALLDLAGEPSRPVQIADEEPIDESWEEPAAFDGCHSTGQERPGDAKPVHIVRRPAGSDPQRSGASA, encoded by the coding sequence ATGGGCAACCTGTTCAAGGCGTCCCCTCCGCCTGCGTCGCGTACGCTGCGTGTGCTGGCCCGGTTGCTGGGTTACCCGGATGCGGAGTTGCGTGCCAACCTGTCGGCCATGAGCCAGGCGCTGCACGACGAGGCGGCGCTGTCGAAGCAGCGACTGGCCGAGCTGGATGCGCTGCTGGCGCAACTCGGCCGGCTCGATGCGCTGGATGTCGAAGCCGACTACGTGCAGTTGTTCGACAGCGGCCGGCGCACCTCGCTGCACCTGTTCGAGCACGTGCACGGCGACTCGCGCGAGCGGGGGCCGGCCATGATCGACCTGGCGCAGACCTACGAGAAGGGCGACCTGTACCTGGCCGAAGGCGAGATGCCCGACCACCTGCCGGTGGTGCTGGAGTTCGCCTCGACCCAGCCGCCGCGCGAGGCCACCGGCTTCCTCGGCGAGATCGCCCACCTGATCAACGTGATCTTCAACGCACTGGAAAAGCGCGAGAGCCGTTACGCCAGCGTGATGGGCGCGCTGCTCGACCTGGCGGGCGAGCCGTCCCGGCCGGTGCAGATCGCCGACGAGGAGCCGATCGACGAGAGCTGGGAGGAGCCCGCGGCCTTCGACGGCTGCCACTCCACCGGCCAGGAACGCCCGGGCGACGCCAAGCCCGTGCACATCGTCCGGCGCCCCGCCGGCTCTGATCCCCAGCGTTCGGGAGCTTCCGCATGA
- the narH gene encoding nitrate reductase subunit beta has protein sequence MKVRAQIGMVLNLDKCIGCHTCSVTCKNVWTSRPGVEYAWFNNVETKPGIGYPKEWENQSKWNGGWVRKADGSIAPRQGGKWQLLMKIFANPNLPEIDDYYEPFTFDYDHLQSAPEMKAAPTARPRSLITGQQMDKIVWGPNWEEILGGEFSKRSKDANFEGFDAAQKAMVGEFENTFMMYLPRLCEHCLNPACVASCPSGSIYKREEDGIVLIDQDKCRGWRMCVSGCPYKKIYYNWKSGKAEKCIFCYPRIESGQPTVCSETCVGRIRYLGVLLYDADRIAEAASVEKDRDLYQAQLDVFLDPHDPKVIEQARRDGIPEAWLEAARKSPVYKMAMEWKVALPLHPEYRTLPMVWYIPPLSPITSAANAGQIGVNGQIPDVNQLRIPVRYLANLLTAGDTVPVVNALERMLAMRAYNRSKHVDGVNNQAVLDQVGLTQHMVDDMYQVMAIANYEDRFVIPTTHREYAENAFNVRGGCGFSFGNGCSEGVGETSLFGSDKKRTIPIKAEI, from the coding sequence ATGAAGGTCCGCGCCCAAATCGGCATGGTGCTGAACCTGGACAAGTGCATCGGCTGCCACACCTGTTCGGTCACCTGCAAGAACGTCTGGACCAGCCGTCCCGGCGTCGAATACGCCTGGTTCAACAACGTCGAGACCAAGCCCGGCATCGGCTATCCCAAGGAGTGGGAGAACCAGTCCAAGTGGAACGGTGGCTGGGTGCGCAAGGCCGACGGCAGCATCGCCCCGCGCCAGGGGGGCAAGTGGCAGCTGCTGATGAAGATCTTCGCCAACCCGAACCTGCCGGAGATCGACGACTACTACGAGCCCTTCACCTTCGACTACGACCACCTGCAGAGTGCGCCGGAGATGAAGGCCGCGCCGACCGCCCGGCCGCGCAGCCTGATCACCGGCCAGCAGATGGACAAGATCGTCTGGGGTCCGAACTGGGAGGAGATCCTCGGCGGCGAGTTCTCCAAGCGCAGCAAGGACGCGAATTTCGAGGGCTTCGATGCGGCGCAGAAGGCCATGGTGGGGGAGTTCGAGAACACCTTCATGATGTACCTGCCGCGCCTGTGCGAACACTGCCTGAACCCGGCCTGCGTCGCATCGTGTCCGTCCGGCAGCATCTACAAGCGCGAGGAAGATGGCATCGTCCTGATCGACCAGGACAAGTGCCGCGGCTGGCGCATGTGCGTCTCGGGCTGCCCGTACAAGAAGATCTACTACAACTGGAAGAGCGGCAAGGCCGAGAAGTGCATCTTCTGCTACCCGCGCATCGAGTCGGGCCAGCCGACGGTGTGCTCGGAAACCTGCGTGGGCCGCATCCGCTACCTGGGCGTGCTGCTCTATGACGCCGACCGCATCGCCGAGGCCGCCAGCGTCGAGAAGGACCGTGACCTCTATCAGGCCCAGCTCGACGTCTTCCTGGACCCGCACGACCCCAAGGTGATCGAGCAGGCCCGCCGTGACGGCATCCCCGAAGCCTGGCTGGAGGCTGCGCGCAAGAGCCCGGTCTACAAGATGGCGATGGAGTGGAAGGTCGCGCTGCCGCTGCACCCCGAGTACCGCACGCTGCCGATGGTCTGGTACATCCCGCCGCTGTCGCCGATCACCTCGGCGGCCAATGCCGGCCAGATTGGCGTCAACGGCCAGATACCGGACGTGAATCAGCTGCGCATCCCGGTGCGCTACCTGGCCAACCTGCTGACTGCCGGCGACACCGTGCCGGTGGTGAACGCCCTGGAGCGCATGTTGGCGATGCGGGCCTACAACCGCAGCAAGCACGTGGACGGCGTCAACAACCAGGCGGTGCTCGACCAAGTCGGCCTGACCCAGCACATGGTCGACGACATGTACCAGGTGATGGCGATCGCCAACTACGAGGACCGCTTCGTCATCCCCACCACGCACCGTGAGTACGCCGAGAACGCCTTCAATGTGCGCGGCGGCTGCGGCTTCAGCTTCGGCAACGGCTGCTCGGAGGGCGTGGGTGAGACCAGCCTGTTCGGCAGCGACAAGAAGCGCACCATTCCCATCAAGGCGGAGATCTGA
- a CDS encoding MFS transporter, with product MSKQAQALSVLVVSTLAFTVCFMVWMMFGVIGIPLKKQLGLNATEFGLLTAMPVLTGSLIRVPLGIWTDRFGGRIVLAVLLAVTVPPIFLMGYATQYWQFLVIGLFVGLAGGAFSVGTPYVARWFPKNRQGFAMGVFGAGNSGAAVNKFVAPSLVVAFGWTMVPQVYAAVMLGTLVLFWLFSHSDPDHHVSHDVKFVDQLKMLKDPKVLKYCQYYSIVFGGYVALSLWMVQYYVGEFGLDIRSAALLAACFSLPGGVLRAIGGWLSDRFGAHAVTWWVMWASWVCLFLLSYPQTDFTVQTVNGARTFHIGLNVYSFTALMFALGIAWAFGKASVFKYISDEYHANIGTVSGIVGLAGGMGGFILPILFGALMDWTGVRSSAFMLLYGVVWVSLIWMYWTEVRRTELMGHQAPVAPFTQSFAR from the coding sequence ATGAGCAAGCAAGCCCAGGCCCTGTCGGTGCTGGTGGTCAGCACCCTGGCCTTCACTGTGTGCTTCATGGTGTGGATGATGTTTGGCGTCATCGGCATCCCGCTGAAGAAGCAGCTTGGCCTGAACGCGACCGAGTTCGGCCTGCTCACCGCCATGCCGGTGCTCACCGGCTCGCTGATCCGCGTGCCGCTGGGCATCTGGACCGACCGCTTCGGTGGGCGCATCGTGCTGGCCGTGCTGCTGGCCGTCACCGTGCCGCCGATCTTCCTGATGGGCTACGCCACGCAGTACTGGCAGTTCCTCGTGATCGGCCTGTTCGTCGGCCTGGCCGGCGGGGCGTTCTCGGTGGGCACGCCCTACGTCGCGCGCTGGTTTCCGAAGAACCGACAGGGTTTTGCGATGGGCGTGTTCGGCGCCGGCAACTCGGGGGCGGCGGTCAACAAGTTCGTCGCGCCCAGCCTGGTGGTGGCCTTCGGCTGGACGATGGTGCCGCAGGTCTATGCCGCGGTGATGCTGGGCACGCTGGTCCTCTTCTGGTTGTTCAGCCACAGCGACCCGGACCACCACGTCTCGCACGACGTGAAGTTCGTCGACCAGCTCAAGATGCTCAAGGACCCGAAGGTACTGAAGTACTGCCAGTACTACAGCATCGTCTTCGGCGGCTACGTCGCGCTGTCGCTGTGGATGGTGCAGTACTACGTCGGCGAGTTCGGGCTGGACATCCGCAGCGCCGCGCTGCTGGCGGCCTGCTTCAGCCTGCCCGGGGGCGTGCTGCGCGCCATCGGTGGTTGGCTGAGTGATCGCTTCGGCGCCCACGCGGTGACCTGGTGGGTCATGTGGGCCAGCTGGGTCTGCCTGTTCCTGCTGAGCTACCCGCAGACCGATTTCACCGTGCAGACGGTCAACGGGGCGCGGACCTTCCACATCGGCCTGAACGTCTACAGCTTCACCGCGCTGATGTTCGCACTCGGGATTGCCTGGGCCTTCGGCAAGGCCAGCGTCTTCAAGTACATCAGCGACGAGTACCACGCCAACATCGGCACGGTCAGCGGCATCGTCGGCCTGGCAGGAGGCATGGGTGGCTTCATCCTGCCGATCCTCTTTGGCGCGCTGATGGACTGGACGGGGGTGCGCTCCAGCGCCTTCATGCTGCTGTACGGCGTGGTCTGGGTCTCGCTGATCTGGATGTACTGGACCGAGGTGCGCCGCACCGAACTGATGGGCCACCAGGCGCCGGTGGCGCCGTTCACGCAGTCCTTCGCCCGCTGA